One region of Ostrinia nubilalis chromosome 14, ilOstNubi1.1, whole genome shotgun sequence genomic DNA includes:
- the LOC135078145 gene encoding neprilysin-4, with product MHAWSGELGDIMGPTVTRTGSAKASTPPLKNGNDLRESGYLIAVGSRTARFRRKHKNKMLLIVLLFLLLLLLCLVIVMTVLYVKQKRHKPARVCETKECLRSAANLALSIDRTADPCHDFYQYSCGNWAEDHPRPDTYRSYDWFRDKQSKVYTVVRDFLTRNISGLPKPVAQAKDMFAACMDTDTLDKLGIKPVQEILGLLDFPLVPTYVNITDDFDYDTYNFDWIEAVIKVKTKLRMDVLIGFEIFTDPRNSSVYRLVMGSPETTNPFPSMHNEKKRHVRTPQKSFKLSTREFDETFFSPHVKVSDSKKDDDDDEKMAQIYRLFYAELIKLFALESGYLKDNVNETELDLKLVKASTDYYSMYDDLYELEADNNTDTESESAYLNIPEYTVDEIQAHTDAVFENNNGTAVPIWKRYLEGIFKISDVTLDYENDKILVSNPDLKYMSLMAAFLSKVPPAKIELYIWVKVVEVMAAHTTSDLKQMFLRSYEEIHSTGKTVPVPRSLQCASAVNDLMGMAVSYAIADPYFFNVTKPKVQIMLHEMKNALAHLVGKAKWMDDDTKLATYQKIIQMKTLIGFPDWYLEPGRLEEYYQGIDLKPDTHLKNMVSLMQLKIKKALNKFREGNNYTWATDPTEVNAYHTFQENTITVPMVMLQHPFFDLGLDSLNYGSLGTVLGHEITHGFDNFGRKFDKNGNFLPWWSNETVESFVNMTQCFVDQYSSFRLPELGEHIDGKKTLGENIADNGGVREALAAFKHHLRKSGPEEKLPGFEHMTSEQLFFLSYGNLWCGISTKESLKADLDDEHSPQQFRAKGALQNNEEFARAFHCPPGSPMNPHTRCIIF from the exons ATGCACGCGTGGTCAGGTGAACTTGGAGATATAATGGGACCAACAGTCACAA GAACAGGCAGTGCAAAGGCCAGCACTCCCCCACTAAAGAACGGGAATGACTTGCGGGAATCAGGGTACTTGATAGCTGTCGGCTCCAGAACTGCTAG GTTTCGCAGaaaacacaaaaacaaaatgcTGCTTATCGTACTGCTATttttacttctactgttattatgtTTAGTAATAGTTATGACAGTTTTAT ACGTGAAACAAAAGAGGCACAAACCAGCCAGAGTGTGTGAAACGAAAGAGTGCCTGCGGTCCGCCGCCAACCTCGCGCTCTCCATCGACAGGACTGCCGATCCTTGCCACGACTTTTATCAA TACTCGTGTGGCAACTGGGCCGAAGATCACCCGCGTCCAGACACATACAGATCCTACGATTGGTTTAGAGACAAACAAAGCAAGGTGTACACAGTGGTCAGAGACTTTCTTACCAGGAACATCAGTGGCTTGCCGAAGCCTGTTGCACAGGCTAAAGACATGTTTGCGGCTTGCATGGACACTG ACACATTAGACAAACTGGGTATAAAACCAGTACAAGAAATATTAGGGTTATTGGATTTTCCACTTGTCCCAACGTACGTCAACATCACAGATGATTTTGACTATGACACGTACAATTTTGATTGGATAGAAGCAGTTATCAAAGTTAAAACAAAACTGAGGATGGATGTTCTGATTGGTTTCGAAATTTTTACGGACCCCAGAAACTCTTCCGTCTACAGATTAGTTATGGGGTCCCCAGAGACTACTAATCCCTTTCCAAG CATGCACAACGAAAAGAAAAGACACGTTCGTACCCCCCAAAAATCATTCAAACTATCTACAAGAGAGTTCGATGAAACTTTTTTCTCTCCGCATGTTAAAGTCTCGGATAGTAAAAAAGATGATGACGACGATGAGAAAATGGCTCAGATATACAGACTCTTCTACGCAGAACTCATAAAACTATTCGCTTTAGAATCTGGGTATCTCAAAGATAATGTGAATGAAACGGAGTTGGATCTAAAGCTTGTGAAGGCTTCTACTGATTATTACTCTATGTACGACGATCTTTATGAG CTAGAAGCTGATAATAATACCGACACAGAGAGTGAGAGTGCATATCTAAATATACCAGAATACACAGTAGATGAAATACAAGCTCACACTGATGCTGTATTCGAAAACAATAATGGAACAGCTGTGCCTATTTGGAAGAGATACCTCGAAGGGATCTTCAAGATAAGCGACGTGACGCTGGACTACGAGAATGATAAGATTCTCGTTTCGAACCCTGATTTAAAATACATGTCGTTGATGGCAGCTTTCTTGTCTAAAGTACCACCAGCTAAGATAGAGCTGTATATTTGGGTTAAA GTGGTAGAAGTGATGGCAGCGCACACGACGAGCGACCTTAAACAGATGTTCCTGCGCTCGTACGAAGAGATCCACTCCACCGGCAAGACGGTCCCGGTCCCGCGCAGCCTGCAGTGCGCGAGCGCGGTCAACGACCTCATGGGCATGGCGGTCTCGTACGCCATCGCTGACCCGTACTTCTTTAACGTCACTAAGCCCAAG GTTCAAATAATGCTGCATGAAATGAAAAATGCCTTAGCACACTTAGTAGGCAAAGCAAAATGGATGGACGATGACACCAAACTTGCTACATATCAGAAGATCATTCAGATGAAGACCCTCATAGGTTTTCCTGACTGGTACCTCGAACCAGGGAGGCTGGAAGAATATTACCAAGGAATAGACCTAAAACCTGATACCCATTTGAAGAACATGGTGAGCTTAATGCAACTCAAAATAAAGAAGGCATTGAACAAGTTCCGCGAAGGGAACAACTACACTTGGGCTACTGATCCTACTGAAGTCAATGCATATCACACTTTTCAGGAAAATACTATAA CCGTACCCATGGTAATGTTACAGCATCCTTTCTTTGATTTGGGGCTAGA TTCTCTCAACTATGGTTCATTAGGCACTGTGCTTGGACATGAAATAACGCATGGATTTGATAATTTTG GTCGCAAGTTCGACAAGAACGGCAACTTCCTCCCGTGGTGGTCGAACGAGACGGTGGAGTCGTTCGTCAACATGACGCAGTGCTTCGTCGACCAGTACTCTTCGTTCCGGCTGCCGGAGCTTGGGGAACAC ATCGACGGCAAGAAAACCCTGGGCGAAAACATAGCTGACAATGGCGGCGTGCGAGAAGCGCTCGCGGCGTTCAAGCACCACCTGCGCAAGAGTGGCCCGGAGGAAAAACTTCCCGGTTTTGAGCACATGACTTCTGAGCAACTGTTCTTCTTGTCTTATGGGAAC CTCTGGTGCGGCATATCCACCAAGGAGTCCCTGAAGGCTGACTTGGATGACGAGCACTCTCCGCAGCAGTTCCGAGCCAAGGGTGCTCTCCAGAACAACGAGGAGTTCGCGCGAGCCTTCCACTGCCCTCCCGGCTCGCCTATGAACCCTCACACCAGGTGCATAATATTCTAA
- the LOC135078144 gene encoding tetra-peptide repeat homeobox protein 1-like, with amino-acid sequence MAAMQIFTVLLIISSLAASKKVESKVSELLESNGIKDNATPEKGVKRGIYGTGVLGSIGSYGGSPYGGISGPGFGIGPGLSIGSGISGVAVGPSLGVGPGVAVGPGVGIGPGIGIGQGVGVGPGVAVGPAVAVGPAVASAPVAVAAAPAVQTSVSVEPNPVVLRQEVPRYITRTITRDVQVPVQVPVPYPVERQVPVPVRVNVPVPVDRPVPVIHRVPVEVTRQVPVYYEKKVPYPVKVSVPVPYPVTVEKHVPIDRPVYVDRPVPVPQPVYVDRPVNVPVPVQVDRPVPVPQPVVVDRPVPVPQPVVVERRVPVPVQTVPAVSSVAVPVSGVAVSSGIGVSSGIGLASGLGVSSGIPVGGLSSGISLGGLSSGYGYGGISSGISKTIVSNSISGYPGYHKR; translated from the exons ATGGCTGCTATGCAAATATTTACG GTGTTGCTTATCATAAGCAGTCTTGCAGCTTCAAAGAAAGTTGAAAGTAAGGTGTCTGAATTGTTGGAATCAAATGGAATTAAAGACAATGCTACCCCAGAAAAGGGCGTGAAACGGGGCATCTACGGCACTGGTGTCCTGGGCTCCATCGGCTCTTATGGAGGTTCGCCATATGGTGGCATATCTGGCCCTGGTTTTGGTATTGGACCAGGACTTTCCATTGGCTCTGGAATTAGCGGCGTGGCTGTAGGACCCTCTTTAGGAGTCGGACCAGGAGTGGCGGTTGGACCAGGAGTGGGTATTGgaccaggaattgggattggaCAAGGAGTGGGGGTTGGCCCTGGAGTAGCAGTTGGTCCCGCAGTAGCAGTCGGGCCAGCCGTAGCTTCCGCTCCTGTGGCAGTAGCAGCAGCACCAGCAGTACAAACATCAGTGTCCGTGGAGCCAAACCCTGTGGTGCTTCGGCAAGAAGTCCCGAGGTACATCACTCGCACCATCACCAGAGACGTCCAAGTGCCAGTTCAAGTACCGGTGCCATACCCTGTGGAACGACAAGTACCTGTACCAGTCCGGGTTAACGTTCCCGTGCCTGTCGATCGACCCGTACCGGTCATCCACAGAGTCCCCGTCGAGGTGACGAGACAAGTTCCCGTGTATTACGAAAAGAAAGTGCCATATCCCGTGAAGGTTTCAGTGCCGGTGCCCTACCCTGTGACCGTAGAGAAGCACGTTCCGATCGATCGTCCTGTATACGTAGACCGTCCCGTGCCCGTACCGCAGCCTGTATACGTAGACCGCCCTGTGAACGTGCCGGTACCTGTTCAGGTGGACAGGCCAGTGCCAGTTCCACAGCCTGTGGTGGTAGACAGACCAGTTCCCGTCCCTCAACCTGTGGTGGTCGAGAGGAGAGTTCCAGTCCCAGTACAAACCGTCCCAGCAGTGTCTTCAGTAGCCGTTCCAGTTTCGGGCGTTGCAGTGTCAAGTGGTATTGGCGTGTCAAGTGGTATAGGCTTAGCGAGTGGTCTTGGCGTGTCGAGTGGAATTCCAGTTGGAGGCTTATCAAGTGGAATTTCATTAGGAGGTTTGTCGagcggttatggatacggtggCATTTCAAGCGGAATTTCCAAAACAATTGTATCCAATTCGATCTCTGGCTACCCGGGTTATCACAAACGTTAA